The following proteins are co-located in the Planococcus plakortidis genome:
- the cymR gene encoding cysteine metabolism transcriptional regulator CymR produces MKISTKGRYGLTIMIALGKQYGAGPVPLRKIAAENELSEAYLEQLVAPLRNSGLVKSVRGAYGGYMLTRHPKEISAGDVIRVLEGPIQPVEGIEDEKQPQRELWGRIRDAVKNVLDTTTIEDLATTEEGDTEHYMFYI; encoded by the coding sequence ATGAAAATATCAACAAAAGGCCGTTACGGCTTAACGATCATGATCGCATTGGGAAAACAATACGGGGCAGGCCCGGTGCCGCTGCGCAAGATTGCAGCGGAGAATGAATTGTCGGAAGCCTACCTCGAACAGCTCGTAGCGCCACTGCGCAATTCAGGGCTCGTGAAAAGCGTACGGGGCGCATACGGCGGCTATATGCTGACACGCCACCCGAAAGAGATTTCAGCGGGTGACGTCATCCGTGTGCTCGAGGGGCCGATCCAGCCGGTCGAAGGCATCGAAGACGAAAAACAGCCCCAGCGCGAGTTGTGGGGGAGGATACGCGACGCCGTAAAAAATGTCCTGGATACGACGACGATCGAGGATTTGGCGACGACAGAAGAAGGCGACACCGAGCATTATATGTTTTATATATAA
- a CDS encoding cysteine desulfurase family protein yields MKQIYLDHAATSPMHPQAAAVFAEALSEQYGNPSSIHRTGRDARRVLDEARRILAKSIQADDTEIVFTSGGTEADNLAIFGTAGAKQGRHIITSQAEHHAVLHACEELERQGYEVTYVPVDETGRVKPEDVKQALRDDTILVSVMLANNEIGTIQPIAEIGELLKGTNVTFHTDAVQAYGLLPIDVDELNVDLLSVSAHKVNGPKGIGFLYQRKNTPLKPLLYGGEQERKRRAGTENVPAIQAFASAVEIAQETMEDKWQAFNGFKEIFRDEFKVKKIVFKENGIDQLPHIFNVSLEGIDIESFLVNLDLSGISASSGSACTAGSIDPSHVLVAMYGQDAAELRNSIRFSFGIGLTDTDIRQAAEKTAQITKRLAQK; encoded by the coding sequence ATGAAACAAATTTATTTGGACCATGCGGCGACATCGCCGATGCATCCGCAAGCAGCTGCGGTATTCGCCGAAGCGTTAAGTGAACAATATGGCAACCCATCAAGCATCCACCGGACCGGGCGCGATGCGCGGCGCGTTCTGGATGAAGCGCGGCGCATACTCGCCAAAAGCATACAAGCTGACGATACCGAGATCGTCTTCACATCCGGCGGCACAGAGGCGGATAATTTGGCGATTTTCGGGACAGCTGGCGCTAAACAAGGACGCCATATCATCACGTCGCAAGCCGAGCATCATGCAGTTCTCCATGCTTGTGAGGAATTGGAGAGACAGGGCTATGAGGTGACATATGTACCCGTGGACGAAACGGGCCGCGTCAAGCCGGAAGACGTGAAACAAGCGCTCCGGGATGATACGATTCTCGTGTCTGTCATGCTCGCCAATAATGAAATCGGCACGATCCAGCCAATCGCCGAAATCGGGGAGCTGTTGAAAGGGACGAATGTCACCTTCCATACCGATGCGGTGCAGGCGTATGGCTTATTGCCGATCGATGTAGACGAGTTGAACGTCGACTTGCTGTCGGTCTCTGCCCATAAAGTGAATGGCCCGAAAGGCATCGGGTTTTTATACCAGCGCAAAAACACGCCTCTCAAACCGCTTCTTTACGGCGGTGAACAGGAACGCAAACGCCGCGCCGGAACAGAAAACGTGCCGGCCATCCAAGCGTTCGCCAGCGCAGTGGAAATCGCGCAGGAAACGATGGAGGATAAATGGCAGGCGTTCAACGGATTCAAGGAGATTTTCCGGGATGAGTTCAAGGTCAAAAAAATCGTCTTCAAGGAGAACGGCATCGATCAATTGCCGCATATATTCAATGTGTCTCTAGAAGGCATCGATATCGAATCGTTTTTGGTCAATTTGGATTTGTCAGGTATTTCCGCATCGAGCGGGTCGGCGTGCACAGCCGGCTCGATCGACCCATCGCATGTGCTCGTTGCGATGTACGGGCAAGACGCAGCAGAACTGCGCAATTCGATCCGTTTCAGTTTCGGCATCGGCCTGACCGACACGGATATTAGACAAGCAGCCGAAAAAACGGCTCAAATCACGAAGCGCCTCGCGCAAAAATAG
- the mnmA gene encoding tRNA 2-thiouridine(34) synthase MnmA has translation METKAPQDTRVVVGMSGGVDSSVAALLLKQQGYDVIGIFMKNWDDTDENGVCTATEDYEDVIRVCNQIGIPYYAVNFEKQYWDKVFTYFLEEYKAGRTPNPDVMCNKEIKFKAFLEHALSLGADYLATGHYARVETDENGVAHMLRGVDNNKDQTYFLNQLNQEQLSKVMFPLGAIDKKEVREIALEAGLATATKKDSTGICFIGERNFKEFLSQYLPAQPGSMETLDGIKKGSHDGLMYYTIGQRQGLGIGGAGDPWFVIGKDLEKNVLYVGQNIHHDALFSDSLTAVNLSFTTGDAPSASFQCTAKFRYRQQDVGVTVDMKDGEALVTFDEPVRAITPGQAVVFYDGDECLGGGTIDRVFKNGIQLDYVG, from the coding sequence ATGGAAACAAAAGCTCCACAAGATACACGTGTAGTTGTCGGCATGTCCGGAGGGGTAGACTCCTCGGTGGCCGCTCTTTTATTGAAGCAACAAGGCTATGACGTCATCGGCATCTTCATGAAAAACTGGGACGATACCGACGAAAACGGCGTCTGCACTGCGACGGAAGATTACGAAGACGTCATCCGCGTCTGCAACCAGATCGGCATCCCGTATTACGCGGTCAATTTCGAAAAGCAGTATTGGGATAAGGTGTTCACGTATTTCCTCGAGGAATACAAAGCCGGACGCACGCCGAACCCGGACGTCATGTGCAATAAGGAAATCAAGTTCAAGGCATTCCTTGAGCATGCCTTGAGCCTCGGTGCGGATTATCTCGCCACGGGCCATTACGCACGCGTGGAAACGGATGAAAATGGCGTTGCGCACATGCTGCGAGGCGTCGACAATAATAAAGACCAAACCTATTTCCTGAACCAGCTGAACCAGGAACAATTATCGAAAGTCATGTTCCCGCTCGGTGCGATCGATAAGAAGGAAGTCCGTGAAATCGCACTTGAAGCAGGGCTTGCAACGGCGACGAAAAAAGATTCCACCGGTATCTGCTTTATCGGCGAACGCAATTTCAAGGAATTTCTAAGCCAATATCTTCCAGCTCAACCAGGGTCGATGGAAACCTTGGACGGCATCAAAAAAGGCTCCCATGACGGCCTGATGTATTACACGATCGGCCAGCGCCAAGGCCTCGGCATCGGCGGAGCCGGCGACCCATGGTTCGTCATCGGGAAAGACCTGGAGAAAAACGTCCTGTATGTCGGGCAGAACATCCACCACGATGCACTGTTTTCCGATAGCTTGACTGCGGTCAATTTGAGCTTCACAACGGGCGATGCACCGTCCGCGAGTTTCCAGTGTACGGCGAAATTCCGCTATCGTCAGCAGGATGTGGGCGTCACGGTCGACATGAAAGACGGAGAAGCTCTCGTCACCTTCGATGAGCCGGTCCGTGCAATCACACCTGGTCAGGCCGTCGTCTTTTACGACGGCGACGAATGCCTCGGTGGCGGCACGATCGACCGCGTATTCAAAAACGGCATACAGCTGGACTATGTAGGATAA
- a CDS encoding tetratricopeptide repeat protein, which produces MNYNEIGIKALQEGRAEDAIQAFTNAIEEQPEDALGYINFGHVLASMNETERAERFFQKALTLDETSATAYYGLANLYYNAERYEEALKLYEKAVQNGIEGSDAHYMIGKCFERIDQPKLALPYLQRAVELDPNDLPARLSYGIALASLELFDLAEEQFVSALEIDVDNSDAHYNLGVLYAVSSDRTEDAMYHLQRAYTLDDKNEMARYAYDMINERLN; this is translated from the coding sequence ATGAATTATAACGAAATCGGCATCAAAGCCTTGCAGGAAGGCAGGGCCGAAGATGCCATCCAGGCGTTCACGAATGCTATTGAAGAACAGCCGGAAGACGCGCTCGGTTACATTAACTTCGGGCATGTATTGGCATCGATGAATGAAACGGAGCGTGCCGAGCGGTTTTTCCAGAAAGCCTTGACGCTCGATGAAACATCCGCAACTGCTTACTACGGTTTGGCGAACCTCTATTACAATGCAGAGCGCTACGAGGAAGCGCTGAAGTTGTATGAAAAAGCGGTCCAAAATGGCATTGAAGGGTCGGATGCCCATTACATGATCGGCAAATGCTTCGAGCGCATCGACCAGCCGAAACTCGCCTTGCCTTATTTGCAGCGCGCGGTGGAATTGGATCCGAACGACCTGCCAGCGCGTCTCAGCTACGGCATTGCGCTGGCGTCACTGGAACTGTTCGATCTAGCGGAAGAACAATTTGTCTCTGCGCTTGAAATCGATGTGGACAACTCGGATGCGCATTATAATCTGGGCGTATTGTACGCCGTGTCGAGCGACCGTACGGAAGATGCCATGTACCATTTGCAGCGTGCCTACACATTGGATGATAAAAATGAAATGGCACGCTACGCTTACGACATGATCAATGAACGCTTGAACTAG
- a CDS encoding ATP-dependent RecD-like DNA helicase → MSGQIDLFQKESEFVLGRPVVSIFHNPQNLFSIIKVKIQQTNTPYTEKEIIVSGYFPKLSLEEQYKFTGSVKNHPKYGVQFQAETFKKEVPETEQGVVHYLSSDLFNGIGRKTAETIVKKLGSDAIKKILEDPDALDGVPRLSDDKKDTIRSTLQMNLGLERVMIQLNDWGFGPQVGMRIYQAYREETIDILTKNPFQLIEEIEGIGFHRADELGSKLGITGSHPDRIKAAILHVLNQASLSEGHVYVDAKNLIPLVKQMLEASQREDIPVEAISQAAIELNEEGKVAGEETRLYLPSLYYSEVGIATKLETLIAEQETRDGFPSSEIRKALGEAEERLGVNYAETQIDAIEKSLNSSVMILTGGPGTGKTTVVRGLVEVYAELHGLPLDPKDYAKKKEPFPIILAAPTGRAAKRLSESTELPAMTIHRLLGFNGQEKDEETEKEIEGKLIIIDEMSMVDTWLAHQLLKAVPVDAQLIFVGDQDQLPPVGPGQVLRDMLASGRIPTVELTEIYRQSSGSSIIELAHQMKAGKLPDNIEAKTSDRSFIRAGADQIPMVVEKVVKSALSKGHTIKDIQVLAPMYKGPAGIDALNQMIQQMVNPNDDGSRKELAFGDITYRIGDKVLQLVNQPESNVFNGDMGEVVAIMKAKETVEKQDVLVVSFDGIEVTYQRSDLNQLTLAYCCSIHKAQGSEFPTVIMPVVRGYMKMLRRNLLYTGITRSRDFLILCGDPGVFRYGVERTDDSSRLTTLADRLGASAEGQADMPPGEAKPVAQQPPESEEAESKSLTQQNAHRIHPMIGMEGITPRDFQDA, encoded by the coding sequence ATGTCCGGACAGATCGATTTATTCCAAAAAGAAAGTGAATTTGTGCTGGGGCGTCCGGTCGTCTCGATTTTTCACAACCCCCAAAACCTCTTCTCCATCATCAAAGTGAAAATCCAGCAAACCAACACCCCCTATACGGAAAAGGAAATCATCGTCTCCGGCTATTTCCCTAAGCTGTCGCTTGAAGAGCAATACAAATTCACCGGCAGCGTCAAGAACCATCCGAAATACGGCGTGCAGTTCCAAGCTGAAACCTTCAAGAAAGAGGTGCCGGAAACTGAACAAGGCGTCGTGCATTATTTGTCGAGCGATTTGTTCAACGGCATCGGGCGCAAAACCGCCGAGACGATCGTCAAGAAACTCGGCAGCGATGCCATCAAGAAAATCCTGGAAGACCCGGATGCGCTCGATGGGGTCCCGCGCCTGTCCGATGATAAAAAAGACACGATCCGTTCAACCTTGCAGATGAACTTGGGGCTTGAACGCGTGATGATCCAATTGAACGACTGGGGGTTCGGGCCGCAAGTCGGCATGCGAATCTACCAGGCATACCGCGAGGAAACGATCGATATCCTGACGAAGAACCCCTTCCAGCTCATCGAGGAAATCGAGGGCATCGGCTTCCACCGCGCAGATGAACTCGGGTCGAAGCTCGGCATCACCGGCAGCCATCCCGACCGCATCAAAGCGGCGATCCTCCATGTCTTGAACCAGGCATCGTTGTCGGAAGGGCATGTCTATGTCGATGCGAAGAACCTGATTCCGCTCGTCAAGCAAATGCTTGAAGCGAGCCAACGCGAGGACATTCCGGTCGAAGCGATTTCACAGGCCGCCATCGAATTGAACGAGGAAGGCAAAGTGGCGGGGGAAGAAACCCGCCTTTATTTGCCGTCGCTGTACTATTCGGAAGTGGGCATCGCGACGAAGCTCGAGACCTTGATCGCCGAGCAGGAGACGCGCGACGGTTTCCCGTCCTCCGAAATCCGCAAAGCGCTCGGCGAAGCGGAAGAGCGGCTCGGCGTCAATTATGCGGAGACACAAATCGACGCCATCGAGAAAAGCTTGAATTCGAGTGTCATGATCCTTACCGGCGGACCCGGGACCGGCAAGACGACCGTCGTCCGGGGATTGGTCGAAGTATACGCAGAGCTGCACGGGCTGCCGCTCGACCCGAAAGACTACGCCAAGAAAAAAGAGCCCTTCCCGATCATCCTGGCAGCTCCTACAGGGCGCGCGGCAAAGCGCTTGAGTGAGTCGACGGAACTTCCGGCCATGACCATTCACCGCCTGCTCGGCTTTAACGGGCAGGAGAAAGATGAGGAAACCGAAAAGGAAATCGAAGGCAAACTGATCATCATCGACGAAATGTCGATGGTCGACACGTGGCTCGCCCATCAATTATTGAAAGCGGTGCCTGTCGACGCGCAGTTGATCTTTGTGGGCGACCAGGATCAATTGCCTCCGGTCGGCCCCGGGCAAGTGCTGAGGGATATGCTGGCATCCGGCCGCATCCCGACGGTCGAGCTGACGGAAATCTACCGCCAAAGTTCCGGCTCATCGATCATCGAGCTCGCGCACCAAATGAAAGCCGGGAAACTGCCGGACAATATCGAAGCGAAGACGTCCGACCGCTCGTTCATCCGCGCAGGGGCAGACCAGATCCCGATGGTCGTCGAAAAAGTGGTCAAGAGCGCTTTGTCAAAAGGCCATACGATCAAAGACATCCAAGTGCTCGCGCCGATGTACAAAGGGCCAGCTGGCATCGATGCGCTGAACCAGATGATCCAGCAGATGGTCAACCCGAACGATGACGGCTCACGCAAGGAGCTGGCATTCGGTGACATCACCTACCGCATAGGCGATAAGGTGCTGCAGCTTGTCAACCAACCCGAGAGCAATGTCTTTAACGGCGATATGGGCGAAGTGGTTGCCATCATGAAAGCGAAAGAGACGGTGGAAAAGCAGGATGTGCTCGTCGTATCGTTCGATGGCATCGAAGTGACCTATCAGCGCAGCGACTTGAACCAGCTGACGCTCGCTTATTGCTGTTCGATCCATAAAGCCCAAGGTTCGGAATTCCCGACGGTCATCATGCCGGTCGTCCGCGGCTATATGAAAATGCTGCGGCGCAATTTGCTTTACACTGGGATCACGAGAAGCCGCGACTTCTTGATCTTGTGCGGCGACCCGGGCGTGTTCCGCTACGGCGTCGAACGCACCGATGATTCGAGCCGGTTGACGACCTTGGCGGACCGGCTGGGCGCATCCGCTGAAGGGCAGGCGGACATGCCGCCTGGTGAAGCAAAACCGGTAGCACAGCAGCCACCCGAGAGCGAAGAGGCGGAATCGAAAAGCCTGACGCAGCAAAATGCTCACCGCATCCATCCGATGATCGGCATGGAAGGGATCACGCCGCGCGACTTCCAGGATGCGTAA